Proteins encoded within one genomic window of Jiangella mangrovi:
- a CDS encoding caspase, EACC1-associated type, whose protein sequence is MNELSMNVRADHVRDRFVAVRPATATLPVSSRRTPDASLRFPSAAESAVAPAVPDRRQLPAGDRAALLVGTAVHDHAGYPLLPAAAAGLRQLRQVLERADVGMVDTCQVVPDGSRGEVMRAIETFLDERALADTVLVYLTGYAQVSAADGRLYLAAADTDPADLERTAIPADFLRDQLQECRAASKVVLLDTCLPGAETDRFAVQRRQVMLEPAGVYVISASQVPQPAAAMAEPVARLGTTRFTGEIVEGLRTGRVKRGLGPWVTADDLATYLTERLTEQGLRAEQLPATSTLAVAGNHVIARSAVRALSLLDGDADGVRGRGPDGGKGGWGGATATLAPAAPATGASAGGAGTADGEHGDQVADPGWREVIAYYRACLAEAPSPGALPSRTGEAADWFPMADGAELLLSGVEATALAPAGVDTFDWKERDVWYGYPLVTLAGAGRRNSGDPLASSTVAPLLVRRAEVTVDARGAAALRPTGPVLPHAGVLQACLDDQEAASLLAAWRQGWKPGDRDQMLVAIRQLLKRLGLTELDALDPAALSAVELKTANRTGVHNTAGVLYAESDRAAQQAVAAELGELAERLADVPGTALEFLGKPVGLRTTTRSFVTPVLPAELNESQEAVVAAAMSRPLTVVTAPPGTGAGDVIVDVVATAVAAGQKVLVASADDAALQRLADRCGALTTGLLVKTGDAQARAEEKQVVRELLRSTKDERRGRARGSVAAELAATQAQVKAWRERLAERNDLEILMRKTTTARATAAERLGVPADVLAAAWRDDDPGLSDWIDRARTLTETHLMGGLRRRNLVLAYVHAVAEAGADGDTVRDALLEPAAYDTLLLFARAEERLREDKREVLAVTDDALDREGRDLAARVAELSTELVSVVVGEQAATARERLEARRIALEPGGRNRQTSHRELLSHLGGWAVTLEDAGQLALEAGMFDLVVIDDAHRAPVSAALPLLFRARRALIVGDPRQQVRAPGLSDHRLRRARRAAGLSAGFLAERRLSFRGDSVYDAALPNVEEPLLLDEHDGSHPGIARIVDEHCYEGRLTVVTDVGALPRALDPETGDATLLLWEDVTGTPERGANGGSWRNQAEIDRVVWAVKELREQLPEDATIAVVTPFRAQADELRSLFRFEPVPVVCVADGEPVDCDAVVLSLVAGEDMPAATVRWALAQAPLWSAAISRTRAHVVTVGQHGFWSRQAGLPALLARMSAVRSFHVRPNPPAPLESAVFTDPLIELLCDRLAAAGHTDVEPNAVVDGYRVDVLVRTPSGSTAVLIDRGWPGEDSARHLRLLLRRRRLLTGLVPESGLPPVTRVLRVPTWQVRSGDPIDGLID, encoded by the coding sequence ATGAACGAGCTGTCGATGAATGTGCGGGCCGATCACGTCCGCGACCGATTCGTGGCAGTCCGTCCGGCCACCGCCACACTTCCGGTGTCGTCGAGGCGGACTCCGGACGCGTCCCTGCGTTTCCCGTCGGCCGCGGAGTCCGCTGTCGCGCCCGCGGTTCCGGACCGCCGGCAGCTGCCCGCGGGCGACCGCGCGGCCCTGCTCGTCGGCACCGCCGTGCACGACCACGCGGGCTACCCGCTGCTGCCGGCCGCGGCGGCCGGGCTGCGGCAGCTGCGGCAGGTCCTGGAGCGTGCCGACGTGGGCATGGTCGACACGTGCCAGGTGGTGCCCGACGGCAGCCGCGGCGAGGTCATGCGGGCCATCGAGACGTTCCTCGACGAGCGCGCGCTGGCCGACACCGTCCTCGTGTACCTCACCGGCTACGCGCAGGTGTCCGCGGCCGACGGCCGGCTCTACCTCGCCGCGGCCGACACCGACCCCGCGGACCTCGAGCGCACCGCCATCCCCGCCGACTTCCTCCGCGACCAGCTGCAGGAGTGCCGGGCGGCCAGCAAGGTCGTGCTCCTCGACACCTGCCTGCCGGGCGCCGAGACCGACCGGTTCGCCGTCCAGCGCCGTCAGGTCATGCTCGAGCCGGCCGGTGTCTACGTCATCTCGGCGTCGCAGGTGCCGCAGCCGGCGGCGGCCATGGCCGAGCCGGTCGCGCGCCTCGGCACGACGCGGTTCACCGGCGAGATCGTCGAGGGCCTGCGCACCGGGCGGGTCAAGCGCGGCCTGGGCCCGTGGGTCACCGCCGACGACCTCGCGACCTACCTGACGGAGCGGCTCACCGAGCAGGGCCTCCGGGCCGAGCAGCTGCCGGCCACGTCGACGCTGGCGGTCGCCGGCAACCACGTCATCGCGCGGTCCGCGGTGCGGGCGCTCAGCCTGCTCGACGGCGACGCCGACGGTGTGCGCGGCCGCGGCCCCGACGGCGGCAAGGGCGGCTGGGGCGGCGCCACCGCCACCCTCGCGCCCGCCGCACCGGCCACCGGCGCGTCCGCCGGCGGTGCGGGGACGGCCGACGGCGAGCACGGCGACCAGGTCGCCGACCCGGGCTGGCGCGAGGTCATCGCCTACTACCGCGCCTGTCTGGCGGAGGCCCCGTCGCCGGGCGCGCTGCCCAGCCGCACCGGCGAGGCGGCCGACTGGTTCCCCATGGCCGACGGCGCGGAGCTGCTGCTCAGCGGCGTCGAGGCCACCGCCCTCGCGCCCGCCGGCGTCGACACGTTCGACTGGAAAGAGCGCGACGTCTGGTACGGCTACCCGCTCGTCACGCTCGCCGGCGCCGGCCGCCGCAACTCCGGCGACCCGCTCGCCTCGTCGACCGTCGCGCCGCTGCTGGTGCGCCGCGCCGAGGTCACCGTCGACGCACGCGGGGCCGCGGCGCTGCGCCCGACCGGCCCGGTGCTGCCGCACGCCGGGGTCCTGCAGGCCTGCCTCGACGACCAAGAGGCGGCCAGCCTGCTGGCGGCCTGGCGGCAGGGCTGGAAGCCCGGCGACCGCGACCAGATGCTGGTGGCGATCCGCCAGCTGCTGAAGCGGCTCGGGCTGACCGAGCTGGACGCGCTCGACCCGGCCGCGCTGAGCGCCGTCGAGCTGAAGACCGCGAACCGCACCGGCGTGCACAACACCGCCGGCGTCCTCTACGCCGAGTCCGATCGCGCCGCCCAGCAGGCCGTCGCCGCCGAGCTGGGCGAGCTGGCCGAGCGGCTGGCCGACGTCCCGGGCACGGCCCTGGAGTTCCTGGGCAAGCCGGTCGGGCTGCGCACGACCACCCGCTCCTTCGTCACCCCCGTGCTGCCGGCCGAGCTGAACGAGAGCCAGGAGGCCGTGGTCGCGGCAGCCATGTCGCGGCCGCTCACCGTCGTCACCGCCCCGCCCGGCACCGGGGCGGGCGACGTCATCGTCGACGTCGTCGCCACCGCGGTCGCCGCCGGGCAGAAGGTGCTCGTGGCCTCGGCCGACGACGCCGCGCTGCAGCGGCTGGCCGACCGGTGCGGCGCCCTCACCACCGGTCTGCTGGTCAAGACCGGCGACGCGCAGGCGCGGGCCGAGGAGAAGCAGGTGGTCCGCGAGCTGCTGCGCTCCACCAAGGACGAGCGGCGCGGCCGGGCCCGGGGCTCCGTGGCCGCCGAGCTGGCAGCCACCCAGGCGCAGGTCAAGGCCTGGCGCGAGCGGCTGGCCGAGCGCAACGACCTCGAGATCCTGATGCGCAAGACGACGACGGCGCGGGCGACGGCGGCCGAGCGGCTCGGCGTGCCGGCGGACGTGCTGGCCGCGGCCTGGCGCGACGACGACCCGGGCCTGAGCGACTGGATCGACCGCGCGCGCACCCTCACCGAGACGCACCTCATGGGCGGGCTGCGCCGGCGCAACCTGGTGCTCGCGTACGTGCACGCCGTCGCCGAGGCGGGGGCCGACGGCGACACCGTCCGCGACGCGCTGCTCGAGCCCGCCGCCTACGACACCCTGCTGCTGTTCGCCCGGGCCGAGGAGCGCCTGCGCGAGGACAAGCGCGAGGTGCTCGCCGTCACCGACGACGCCCTCGACCGCGAGGGCCGCGACCTCGCCGCCCGGGTCGCCGAGCTGTCGACCGAGCTGGTCTCGGTGGTCGTCGGCGAGCAGGCGGCGACCGCCCGCGAGCGGCTCGAGGCGCGCCGCATCGCGCTTGAGCCGGGCGGCCGGAACCGGCAGACCAGCCACCGCGAGCTGCTGAGCCACCTCGGCGGCTGGGCCGTCACGCTCGAGGACGCCGGCCAGCTGGCGCTCGAGGCCGGCATGTTCGACCTCGTGGTCATCGACGACGCCCACCGCGCGCCGGTCTCGGCCGCGCTGCCGCTGCTGTTCCGCGCGCGCCGGGCGCTGATCGTCGGCGACCCCCGCCAGCAGGTCCGGGCGCCCGGCCTCAGCGACCACCGGCTGCGTCGGGCGCGCCGGGCCGCGGGGCTCTCCGCCGGGTTCCTGGCCGAGCGGCGGCTGTCGTTCCGCGGCGACTCGGTCTACGACGCCGCACTGCCGAACGTCGAGGAGCCGCTGCTGCTCGACGAGCACGACGGCTCGCACCCCGGCATCGCCCGCATCGTCGACGAGCACTGCTACGAGGGCCGGCTCACCGTCGTCACCGACGTCGGCGCGCTGCCCCGGGCGCTCGACCCCGAGACCGGCGACGCCACGCTGCTGCTCTGGGAGGACGTCACCGGCACGCCCGAGCGCGGCGCCAACGGCGGGTCGTGGCGCAACCAGGCCGAGATCGACCGCGTCGTGTGGGCGGTCAAGGAACTGCGCGAGCAGCTCCCCGAGGACGCCACCATCGCGGTCGTCACACCGTTCCGGGCGCAGGCCGACGAGCTGCGGTCGCTGTTCCGGTTCGAGCCGGTGCCGGTGGTGTGCGTGGCCGACGGCGAGCCCGTCGACTGCGACGCCGTCGTGCTGTCGCTGGTCGCGGGCGAGGACATGCCGGCGGCGACGGTCCGCTGGGCGCTGGCCCAGGCCCCGCTGTGGAGCGCCGCCATCAGCCGCACGCGTGCGCACGTCGTCACCGTCGGGCAGCACGGGTTCTGGTCGCGCCAGGCCGGGCTCCCGGCGCTGCTGGCGCGGATGTCGGCCGTCCGGTCCTTCCACGTCCGGCCCAACCCGCCGGCGCCGCTGGAGTCCGCCGTCTTCACCGACCCGCTGATCGAGCTGCTGTGCGACCGGCTCGCTGCCGCCGGGCACACCGACGTCGAGCCGAACGCCGTCGTCGACGGCTACCGCGTCGACGTGCTGGTGCGCACCCCGTCCGGCAGCACCGCGGTGCTGATCGACCGCGGCTGGCCGGGCGAGGACTCCGCTCGCCACCTGCGGCTGCTGCTGCGCCGGCGGCGCCTGCTGACCGGCCTGGTGCCGGAGTCGGGGCTGCCGCCGGTGACCCGGGTGCTGCGGGTGCCGACGTGGCAGGTGCGCTCCGGCGACCCGATCGACGGGCTCATTGACTGA
- a CDS encoding TrkA C-terminal domain-containing protein codes for MAVRIEQVDLPGIGVRHDVLTETGRRVSVLTHRSGERTLAVFEVDDPDSCRDPVTLTDDEAEALAELLGASVMLGQLSALREAAGVYTEQIVIAADSPFVDRRLGDTRARTRTGASIVALLRDGSVVPSPGPETRLQAGDNVVAVGTRTGLDSLTRIIADGAN; via the coding sequence GTGGCAGTACGTATCGAGCAGGTCGACCTGCCGGGCATCGGGGTGCGGCACGACGTGCTCACCGAGACCGGCCGCCGCGTCAGTGTCCTGACCCACCGCTCCGGCGAGCGCACGCTCGCGGTGTTCGAGGTGGACGATCCCGACTCCTGCCGCGACCCGGTCACCCTCACCGACGACGAGGCCGAGGCGCTGGCCGAGCTGCTCGGCGCGTCGGTCATGCTCGGGCAGCTCTCGGCGCTGCGCGAGGCCGCGGGCGTGTACACCGAGCAGATCGTCATCGCGGCCGACTCCCCGTTCGTCGACCGGCGACTCGGCGACACCCGGGCCCGCACGCGCACCGGCGCGTCCATCGTGGCGCTGCTGCGCGACGGCAGCGTGGTCCCGTCGCCCGGGCCCGAGACGCGGCTGCAAGCCGGTGACAACGTGGTCGCGGTCGGCACCCGCACCGGTCTGGACTCCTTGACGCGGATCATCGCCGACGGCGCGAACTGA
- a CDS encoding cation:proton antiporter, with product MAETTTLLIEIGALLLGMGLLGRIAGRAGVSPIPLYLLAGLAFGQGGLLPLSASEEFFEVGSEVGVILLLVMLGLEYSAGELLTSIRRSALAGLLDALLNALPGAALALLLGWGPVAAVALAGVTWVSSSGVIAKVLRDLGRLNNRETPVVLSILVIEDLAMAFYLPLLSALVVGAGLAEGARTMAIAVSAALVILFAALKYGRVISTLFSPRQREALLLGVLGLTMLVAGVAEQVNVSAAVGAFLVGIAISGPVAEHASELLTPLRDVFAAVFFVFFGLQTDPAEIGPVLLPALALAIITIATKLLTGYLAARRAGIGEPGRWRTGLALAPRGEFSVVIAGLAVSAGIEPTLAPLVTTYVLITVVTGPLLARLPESPRFRAALRRRMLSRDRGAVPPRR from the coding sequence ATGGCGGAGACGACCACGCTGCTGATCGAGATCGGCGCGCTCCTCTTGGGCATGGGCCTGCTCGGGCGCATCGCCGGTCGCGCCGGGGTATCGCCGATCCCGCTGTACCTGCTGGCCGGGCTGGCGTTCGGGCAGGGCGGGCTGCTGCCACTGTCGGCGAGCGAGGAGTTCTTCGAGGTCGGCTCCGAGGTCGGCGTCATCCTGCTGCTGGTCATGCTGGGCCTGGAGTACTCCGCCGGTGAGCTGCTGACGAGCATTCGCCGGTCCGCGCTGGCGGGGCTGCTCGACGCCCTGCTCAACGCGCTGCCGGGGGCGGCGCTCGCACTGCTGCTCGGCTGGGGCCCCGTGGCCGCCGTCGCGCTCGCCGGCGTCACCTGGGTGTCGTCGTCGGGCGTCATCGCGAAGGTGCTGCGTGACCTGGGCCGGCTGAACAACCGCGAGACGCCGGTGGTTCTGTCGATCCTGGTCATCGAGGACCTCGCGATGGCGTTCTACCTGCCGCTGCTCTCGGCGCTGGTGGTCGGGGCGGGGCTGGCCGAGGGCGCCCGGACCATGGCCATCGCCGTCTCCGCAGCGCTGGTCATCCTGTTCGCGGCGCTGAAGTACGGCCGGGTCATCTCCACCCTGTTCTCGCCGCGGCAGCGCGAGGCTCTGCTGCTGGGCGTGCTGGGGCTGACGATGCTGGTCGCCGGCGTGGCCGAGCAGGTCAACGTGTCGGCGGCCGTCGGCGCGTTCCTGGTCGGCATCGCGATCTCGGGCCCGGTCGCCGAGCACGCGTCGGAGCTGCTGACGCCGTTGCGCGACGTGTTCGCGGCGGTGTTCTTCGTCTTCTTCGGGCTGCAGACGGACCCGGCCGAGATCGGGCCGGTCCTGCTGCCGGCCCTCGCGCTCGCGATCATCACGATCGCGACGAAGCTGCTGACGGGCTACCTGGCCGCGCGGCGGGCCGGGATCGGCGAGCCCGGGCGGTGGCGGACCGGGCTGGCGCTGGCACCGCGCGGCGAGTTCTCCGTCGTCATCGCGGGGCTGGCGGTGAGCGCCGGCATCGAACCCACGCTGGCGCCGCTGGTGACGACGTACGTGTTGATCACCGTCGTGACCGGACCGCTGCTCGCGCGGCTGCCGGAGTCGCCGCGGTTCCGGGCGGCGCTGCGACGGCGGATGCTCAGCCGAGACCGGGGAGCAGTACCGCCGCGCCGGTGA
- a CDS encoding zinc-binding alcohol dehydrogenase family protein, translating to MRAWRVTAPGPMATRPLTLVDEPVPEPRPGELLVRVLACGVCRTDLHVAEGDLPVHRPHVVPGHEVVGEVVTAPDDAGHVPGDRVGIAWLRGTDGTCAYCRRGAENLCPASVYTGWDADGGYAEYATVPAGYALALPTGYDDAELAPLLCAGIIGYRALLRAELPAGGRLGIYGFGASAHLAAQVALAQGATVHVLTRSPAARALALELGAASAGGAADPPPEPLEAALLFAPVGDLVPTALEALDRGGTLAVAGIHLTDVPPLDYQRHLFQERQLRSVTANTRDDARAFLRFAGAHRLQVTTTPYPLGRADRALADLAGDAVTGAAVLLPGLG from the coding sequence ATGCGCGCCTGGCGGGTCACGGCGCCCGGGCCCATGGCGACCCGGCCGCTCACCCTCGTCGACGAGCCGGTCCCCGAGCCCCGCCCTGGCGAGCTGCTGGTCCGCGTCCTGGCCTGCGGCGTCTGCCGCACCGACCTGCACGTCGCCGAGGGCGACCTGCCGGTGCACCGCCCGCACGTCGTCCCCGGCCACGAGGTCGTCGGCGAGGTCGTGACCGCACCCGACGACGCCGGGCACGTCCCCGGCGACCGCGTCGGCATCGCCTGGCTGCGCGGCACCGACGGCACCTGCGCCTACTGCCGCCGGGGCGCCGAGAATCTGTGCCCGGCGTCGGTCTACACCGGCTGGGACGCCGACGGCGGGTATGCCGAGTACGCCACCGTCCCGGCCGGCTACGCGCTGGCGCTGCCCACCGGTTACGACGACGCCGAGCTGGCGCCGCTGCTGTGCGCCGGCATCATCGGCTACCGCGCGCTGCTCCGCGCGGAGCTTCCGGCCGGCGGGCGCCTGGGCATCTACGGGTTCGGCGCCAGCGCCCATCTGGCCGCGCAGGTCGCGCTGGCCCAAGGTGCCACCGTTCACGTCCTGACCCGCAGCCCGGCCGCCCGGGCGCTGGCGCTCGAGCTGGGCGCCGCGTCGGCCGGAGGCGCCGCCGACCCGCCGCCGGAGCCGCTCGAAGCCGCCCTCCTGTTCGCGCCGGTCGGCGATCTTGTGCCGACGGCACTCGAGGCGCTGGACCGCGGCGGCACGCTCGCGGTCGCCGGCATCCACCTCACCGACGTTCCGCCGCTGGACTACCAGCGGCACCTGTTCCAGGAGCGGCAGCTGCGCAGCGTCACCGCCAACACCCGCGACGACGCACGGGCGTTCCTGCGCTTCGCCGGCGCGCACCGCCTGCAGGTCACCACCACGCCCTATCCGCTGGGCCGGGCCGACCGAGCCCTGGCCGACCTGGCTGGCGACGCCGTCACCGGCGCGGCGGTACTGCTCCCCGGTCTCGGCTGA
- a CDS encoding MmcQ/YjbR family DNA-binding protein, which translates to MYSDDDPYLADLRAACLRFPEAVEVEAWGRPTFRAGKKMFAVFEGNDDHPFAVIVKPDPSDRPALLQEPRFYVPAYYGPSGWLAFDLTAAEVDWAEVGELLDGSYRQVALKRMLKALDAG; encoded by the coding sequence ATGTACAGCGACGACGACCCGTACCTCGCTGACCTGCGCGCGGCGTGCCTGCGCTTCCCCGAGGCGGTCGAGGTCGAGGCGTGGGGCCGGCCGACGTTCCGCGCGGGGAAGAAGATGTTCGCCGTCTTCGAGGGCAACGACGACCACCCGTTCGCCGTCATCGTCAAGCCCGACCCCTCCGACCGCCCGGCGCTGCTGCAGGAGCCACGGTTCTACGTGCCCGCCTACTACGGCCCCAGCGGCTGGCTGGCGTTCGACCTCACCGCCGCCGAGGTCGACTGGGCCGAGGTCGGCGAGCTGCTGGACGGCTCCTACCGGCAGGTCGCGCTCAAGCGGATGCTGAAGGCGCTGGACGCTGGCTGA
- a CDS encoding endonuclease/exonuclease/phosphatase family protein yields the protein MAATAQPASSADPSPRDRPLSVMSFNIHAGIGTDDQLNLQRVADVIESEGVDVVGLQEVDRHWGARSDFVDQAAWLAEELDMHVVYGANLDQDPLEPGQPRRQYGTAILSERPIREWDNTFLPKYEGHEQRGLLRARINVRGVWATVYNTHLQHNDANERLEQVAAIEELIGEPDESVVLLGDLNAVPTAPEIRELVDDLVDAWEAGGAGEGHTYPAEDPNARIDYVLTSGDVITRTAAVVTTDASDHLPVKADVLLPGSHVGLGS from the coding sequence ATGGCCGCGACCGCACAACCCGCCTCGTCGGCCGACCCGTCGCCGCGTGACCGCCCGCTGTCGGTCATGAGCTTCAACATCCACGCCGGCATCGGCACCGACGACCAGCTGAACCTCCAGCGCGTCGCCGACGTCATCGAGTCCGAGGGCGTCGACGTCGTCGGCCTGCAGGAGGTCGACCGGCACTGGGGCGCCCGCAGCGACTTCGTCGACCAGGCCGCCTGGCTCGCCGAGGAGCTGGACATGCACGTCGTCTACGGCGCCAACCTCGACCAGGACCCGCTCGAGCCCGGCCAGCCGCGCCGTCAGTACGGCACCGCCATCCTCAGCGAGCGGCCGATCCGCGAGTGGGACAACACCTTCCTGCCCAAGTACGAGGGGCACGAGCAGCGCGGCCTGCTGCGCGCCCGCATCAACGTGCGGGGTGTCTGGGCGACGGTCTACAACACGCACCTGCAGCACAACGACGCCAACGAGCGGCTCGAGCAGGTCGCGGCCATCGAGGAGCTGATCGGCGAGCCGGACGAGTCGGTCGTGCTGCTCGGCGACCTCAACGCGGTGCCGACGGCGCCGGAGATCCGCGAGCTCGTCGACGACCTCGTGGACGCGTGGGAGGCCGGCGGCGCGGGCGAGGGCCACACCTACCCGGCCGAGGACCCGAACGCCCGCATCGACTACGTCCTCACGTCCGGCGACGTCATCACCCGGACGGCCGCGGTGGTGACGACCGACGCCTCGGACCACCTTCCGGTGAAGGCGGACGTGCTGCTGCCCGGTTCGCACGTCGGCCTGGGGAGTTAG
- a CDS encoding AraC family transcriptional regulator yields MRPALEHVGTTGGLSWKRHLFRSRAFAFSWHFHPEVELTLITAGTGTRYAGDSIEPYEPGQLTLLGAGVPHAFVSAAPGRHEAVVVHFRPDFLGPGLFDAAEFAGAGRLIASAGRGLELPAPPPMVTRLTELTTRTGADGTLGLLDALVRLADGAPGRPLAGAGYRPPGRANGRRMDDVFGHLHAHYAEPIAVDDVAAVAHLSPTAFSRFFRRATGRTFTAYLTELRVGAACRLLSETDRAISDIAATCGFGNLSNFNRRFRELKAMTPREYRARFADGGG; encoded by the coding sequence ATGCGCCCGGCCCTCGAGCACGTCGGCACGACGGGAGGGCTGTCGTGGAAGCGGCACCTGTTCCGCAGCCGCGCGTTCGCGTTCAGCTGGCACTTCCACCCCGAGGTCGAGCTGACGCTGATCACCGCGGGCACCGGGACGCGCTACGCGGGCGACAGCATCGAGCCGTACGAGCCGGGCCAGCTCACCCTCCTCGGCGCCGGTGTGCCGCACGCCTTCGTGTCGGCGGCGCCGGGACGGCACGAGGCGGTCGTGGTGCACTTTCGGCCGGACTTCCTGGGCCCCGGACTGTTCGACGCGGCGGAGTTCGCCGGGGCCGGGCGCCTGATCGCCTCCGCCGGACGCGGGCTGGAGCTGCCCGCGCCGCCGCCGATGGTCACCCGGCTCACCGAGCTGACCACCCGGACCGGCGCCGACGGCACGCTCGGCCTGCTCGACGCCCTGGTCAGGCTGGCCGACGGCGCACCGGGGCGGCCACTGGCCGGCGCCGGCTACCGGCCGCCCGGCCGGGCGAACGGCCGTCGCATGGACGACGTCTTCGGCCATCTGCACGCCCACTACGCCGAGCCGATCGCCGTCGACGACGTCGCCGCGGTCGCGCACCTCTCCCCGACGGCGTTCAGCCGGTTCTTCCGCCGCGCCACCGGCCGCACGTTCACCGCCTACCTCACCGAGCTGCGCGTCGGCGCCGCGTGCCGGCTGCTGTCCGAGACCGACCGCGCGATCTCCGACATCGCCGCGACCTGCGGGTTCGGCAACCTCTCGAACTTCAACCGGCGCTTCCGCGAGCTCAAGGCCATGACGCCGCGCGAGTACCGCGCCCGCTTCGCCGACGGCGGCGGCTGA
- a CDS encoding VOC family protein has protein sequence MTQPRFAAIGFPVADMARSLEFYRALGLDVPDGAEDAPHVEIELAPGVKLLLDTHATIASFDPGFTPPEESGANLAFDCGDPAGVDELYEKLTAAGYESHLAPWDAFWGQRYAVVLGPDGNGVDLYAALPAS, from the coding sequence ATGACACAGCCACGTTTCGCCGCCATCGGGTTCCCCGTCGCCGACATGGCACGCTCGCTGGAGTTCTACCGCGCCCTCGGACTGGACGTCCCGGACGGCGCCGAGGACGCGCCGCACGTCGAGATCGAGCTCGCGCCGGGGGTCAAGCTCCTGCTCGACACCCACGCGACCATCGCCTCGTTCGACCCCGGCTTCACGCCGCCCGAGGAGAGCGGCGCCAACCTCGCGTTCGACTGCGGCGACCCGGCCGGGGTCGACGAGCTGTACGAGAAGCTCACCGCCGCCGGGTACGAGTCGCACCTCGCGCCGTGGGACGCGTTCTGGGGGCAGCGCTACGCCGTGGTGCTCGGCCCGGACGGCAACGGCGTCGACCTGTATGCGGCGCTGCCGGCGAGCTGA
- a CDS encoding helix-turn-helix domain-containing protein: protein MYRERPSRIPHAVVWSSTVRSAESHRVLPDGCLDLLWSNGRLTVAGPDTVAHIASWRPGTPFVGLRLASGAGPRVLGLPAHELRDQRVRLDELWPAAQVRRLTERLAEASDPGGLLEAVAQGRLAAAAPADPVVERVAERLGQGSTVGEVADEVGLSPRQLHRRSLDAFGYGPKTLARILRLHRALELGRSGTAAAEAAYAAGYADQAHLSREVRSLTGVTLTTLVA from the coding sequence ATGTACCGCGAACGCCCCTCGCGCATCCCGCACGCGGTGGTCTGGTCGTCGACGGTGCGCTCGGCCGAGTCGCACCGGGTACTCCCCGACGGCTGCCTCGACCTGCTCTGGTCGAACGGCCGGCTGACGGTCGCCGGGCCCGACACCGTCGCGCACATCGCGTCGTGGCGGCCGGGCACGCCGTTCGTGGGGCTGCGCTTGGCGAGTGGGGCGGGGCCGCGGGTGCTGGGCCTGCCCGCGCACGAGCTGCGCGACCAGCGGGTGCGCCTCGACGAGCTCTGGCCGGCCGCGCAGGTGCGCCGGCTGACCGAGCGGCTGGCCGAGGCGTCCGATCCCGGCGGCCTGCTCGAGGCGGTCGCCCAGGGCCGGCTGGCCGCGGCGGCGCCGGCCGATCCCGTCGTCGAGCGGGTGGCCGAACGGCTGGGCCAGGGGTCCACGGTCGGCGAGGTCGCCGACGAGGTCGGGCTGAGCCCCCGGCAGCTGCACCGCCGCAGCCTCGACGCGTTCGGGTACGGGCCGAAGACGCTGGCCCGCATCCTGCGGCTGCACCGCGCGCTCGAACTCGGGCGCTCCGGCACGGCCGCGGCCGAGGCCGCCTACGCGGCCGGGTACGCCGACCAGGCGCACCTCTCACGCGAGGTGCGGTCGCTGACCGGCGTCACCCTGACCACCCTGGTGGCCTGA
- a CDS encoding Uma2 family endonuclease, whose protein sequence is MTTVTVPMELLTIEDWDALEETDANRYWELVDGTIVMNSFPSVGHQLVAQRLVTRLHAQLPDGLVALQHIGVTIEAQFPPTERGPDVVVFPRALAHLDVPRIDPADVRLVVEVVSPGSRRTDRIGKVADYQYAGIPAYWIIDPAASDDSRFVAYELVGEAYKEVARGSGVIALERPFPVTVDVDALLTFD, encoded by the coding sequence ATGACGACGGTCACCGTGCCCATGGAGCTCCTGACCATCGAGGACTGGGATGCACTCGAGGAGACCGACGCCAACCGGTACTGGGAGCTCGTCGACGGGACGATCGTCATGAACTCGTTCCCGTCGGTCGGACATCAGCTGGTTGCGCAGCGACTGGTCACGCGATTGCACGCGCAGCTACCCGACGGCCTGGTCGCCCTTCAGCACATCGGCGTGACCATCGAGGCGCAGTTCCCGCCGACGGAGCGCGGCCCGGACGTCGTCGTGTTCCCGCGGGCGCTGGCGCACCTGGACGTGCCGCGGATCGACCCGGCCGACGTGCGGCTGGTGGTCGAGGTCGTCTCACCCGGCTCGCGGCGCACCGACCGGATCGGGAAGGTCGCCGACTATCAGTACGCCGGCATTCCGGCGTACTGGATCATCGACCCGGCGGCTTCTGACGACAGTCGGTTCGTGGCGTATGAGCTGGTGGGCGAGGCCTACAAGGAGGTCGCACGCGGCTCGGGCGTCATCGCGCTCGAGCGGCCGTTCCCGGTGACCGTCGACGTCGATGCGTTGCTGACGTTCGACTGA